From the Salarias fasciatus chromosome 5, fSalaFa1.1, whole genome shotgun sequence genome, the window CTCTGCGCCTGTGGCTTTTGGATGTTTACACACCAGGCTACACAGTGGTGACCTTTGAACCCTCCCCCCTCAATGAATGAAGCGCTGTGCAGTAAAGCTCTGCCCGGTTGGAccatcagcagctctcctcgGATTAAATGATCTGGATTTGATGGGGTCTCGTGAGCAGGTGGGGGCCTCGTGAAGCAGCCGCATCACTGCAGCGACCACCCGGAGGCAGGTGGAGTGAGATGCTGCTCCATCACGACCCCCAGCCGCCCCGCTATAatctccacctccccctcaTGCGGTGACCCCGGCCGACCCCTTCAGACACTTACGGGACTTGTCGAGCTCCTTGGCCGCCTGAGCAGCCCGCTCGAGCCCGGTGGGATCGAAGTTGCTCCATTTGTCCTTGGGTTTATCTCCCCCGCCGCTGGAGCCTCCggcgggaggcggaggaggtggaggctgcgCCGGCAGGCCGGGCGGAGGCTCCGGCGGCCCCTTGTTCAGGCCGAACAGCCACGACATGTCGGTGGGGGGCGGATAAGGCTCGGTTTACCCGGTTCCGCGAGGAGAGACGTGAGTCCACGGGGTTGTCAGGGCACTTCCTCCACACGCGTGTCACGCCGCGGCCTCGTGCGCATGTGCGGGAGGAGCCGTCTGTTGGGCTGAACTACAGCTGCGGTGATTGGCTGGTTGTCAGTACctctgcttctgattggctgagccgCAGCACTGCTCAATAGAGGTCATTCATTCAGACCCGCCCCGAATCACGACGGAAGCCTTCGAGGGTCAACATAGAGAGAAAACGGTTGAGAGATTCTGCTTTTGGTTGCATCAGGCTCTTCTGTGAGTCAGAGGTCAAAGAATGCCCTTGATCTGTTCTGATGAGGATCATTAAGACAACAGCAGAATCAACTATCTACTATTTCTGACCAAACTTATTcatatgtttgttttcagtatgATGGATTATTCTCACTATTGTGGGTGCAGGTCTCAGTAAAATGTTTCAATCAGCTTTATAACAGAGTCTTCCTGAACACAGAGAGgatgaaacacatttcaccCGAGGTTCACTGCTTCCCGTGTGTCAAAGGATCAACTTCAAAGTCTTATTTCTGGTCTATATAGCTTTCAATGGTCACAGACCTGAATATAGCTCAGATTTACTTCtagaataaaaacaataagaccctggagatcctcaggaagaggtttactaaGTGTTTCCAGAGTCAGAAGCAAAGAGATGGAACAGTTTTAAGTTCATTTTTCCCTGTGGAACAAACGTCCTGAAcagctgaggactgctgacacacacacttcttttaaaTTGGGCCTTGGAACACTATTGTTAACTCAGGATTTCCATTAAACAATGGATTGCAATTATTTTATAACCCTTTTCTTAATGaagtttttactttgttttccttttatgcCCTTCTCAATTGCtctctgttcatgttttttttatttcattttcttgcaAAGCACTGTGCGCTGCCTCGTGTCTGAATGTTGCTATACAAACAAAATGGACTTGCCTTGATAAACACACGTTCATCACAGATAATATATCTCAAACTTCTTCTAGTGCACGGactgtgatctggatcagctgaGATGACCTGCTTCGTGATTTGGAAACCAATATATGAAATTTAATTGAACTGCACTGTCAAATAATGATACGGTCCataaaaattggaaaaaaaaaactcatcagtGTCCTCAGGAGTGAGTTAAGTCCCCCTCACCAATTGTAATTAACAAAAAAGACAGTTTATGAGCATATTCAAAAGGCCACAGTTAGGCCAACTAACACACAAGTAAGTAGACACACAGACGCTGGTGTTACTGGGAAGCTCGAATCATGTTGTTTGATCAACTGGAACCGAGGATGATACAACAAATACCTTGTGTGAGTCAGTGTAGAACAccatgaaacaaaaatgtgactttatacTGATGagaaagtatgaaaaaaaacaaataaattcaaataaatagAAACAACTGAATCTGGTCATGTATCAAAAtgtttaatgaaataaacattCAGAGGACAGTCTTACCACAACAGATggtaaaatatatatttacataaacaaaaataatccaTCTTCCACAAGGAATAAGTCCAAAAGCTTCATATATATTATTGACAAGCTTATGGCCATTTATAATCACATCCTGTCTCACACTGACACAGGTAATCAGGAGGGAATATGCAGATTATGTGGGAAAGATGACATACTGGTTTGTCCATGGACACAAATTGGCTGTGCAcgtaaacaaaaacacacacacacacattgtggaATCCATCCAGAGTCCTTTACTGCAGCATAACACGAGAGAGGACGCCCGCAGGCTCTTTGCCGTCACCCAGCGCAGCACGGAAACCTTCCTGCTGGCGAGCCCGAGCCAGTTTTGCGAGTGAGAGGAAGGAGCGAGGTTCTGTGATGGCCAAGTCACTGAGCACCCGGCGATTGAGCTGAACGCTGCTCTGTATGGGGAAGGGGGAACAAAGAGAGATGAGTAGACCCATCAGCGTAAAGACCAagcggctgcagcagagctgagatatcaaacacaacaaacctTTGTGAGGTGGTTCATGAGGGCGGGATACTTCATGCCGTGCTCTCGACTTCCTGCTGAAATACGTGTGATCCAGAGCTGAAAACATCAGAGCAAAAACAGACAAGATTAAGAACATTTATGGAATCATTACAAATCAACATGCACAACCAAACGGTCTCAAAACAAGACCTGGAATAGagaatttctgaaaacactgtgaTATCTGTTTGAAGCACTGCTTCCCAGACATTAGAAGCTGTAAAACTGTCTCGTGATCACAGCTCAAAAACTACATCTTCGGACACACAGATCAGACAACAGCAGGTTAGTTCAGCTCTGTGAGGCCGGTTGTACCACAGAagagctgacagacagacaactgGACATTATTTGTGTCTCTGGCTGTTACTTGTTTCCCATGTTTTGAAGGGTCTTTACAATCAACTTAACTTCCAAATCGTCTCCAGCTAGTCACCTCCTAAGCTTTGCTTTACCAGTTTGCcaatgtgctttttttgtttttaccatttatttctactttcacaaaacaaatgagTAATCTGTTCCCATTATGATCTACACACACATAGTCATCAAGAACAGCTGTTCCCAAACATTTCTTCTCAAAGCTCCATAAACTGCCTCTAAAAAAGGCCACAGACCCCTTTTTGACAAAGTCAGACCAGACAAAGTCAGACCAGACAAAGTCAGACCAGACAAAGTCGTGCGTCCCTCCTCTGATCTCTGGGTCCCTCCAGAATGTTCCCAGGCCCCAGGATAGAAACCAGTGATGGTTTTCTATTGGTGGTAGCTCGTGTGTTCAAAGTGAGTTACAAAGTTCAActatgaaataaaatgatttattctAAGACAAGCCACAGCAGCCAATTTGACCAATGAATGCTCCGTGTCTCAAAGGAGGAACAAATTAGGAGACTAAACTTTCTTTATGCAAGTCCTCAAGAGTTCAAGTTGTGAGTTATTGGAGGAACACattggtgtagtggttagcagtcTCCTCTGTCAGTGAGAATGTCCCAGGTTTGATTCTACGACTTAGAGGCCTCTCCGTCCGTATACAGTGGACGATGTACATGTTCTCCGTGTGTTCATAGTTATTCTCTGCGTCTTTTTGGGTGATGGGTACGCTGTGCAGATGTTGGATGATACCAACTCCAATGTTCACACAACATGGCAGAGGTGTTTCCAACATACCAACTTACACACACATCCCATCTAGgtaaaattaacaaaatgtgCAAGATCAATAAGACCGTGAAAGTATGAACCTGTGCAATCGACAGATTGCAACCATTGCATACTAATTTTTATTCGGCAAAACACGCAACGTGAAACACAAATCTCTGAGCAAATAACAGATCTAACCCTGTTGCCCCAAAGCACTTGACAGAATTACCTGCAACAGTCTAGAAAAATGCAGTTAAAGTTGATTAGTGACTATAAATTGAGCAGAATATCCCCCACTCTGTATGTAACTATCCAAATTagaggatggatgatgatgatgatgaatatAAGATTTCAAGCTACCAAGCTGGGATGTGTGCAGGTGCAGCAGATTTTGACAATCAATGTTATTCAGGATTTACCCAGATCAAAATAATTACACTGGTTTACATTTCTCCTAAAAAACAGAGTGTGTTTTACTGGACAGGTGGATCGAAGACAGTAACAGCAGCCTGCTGTCAGCCACATCCGAATCTTACCGTCCTGATGTTACGTTTCTTGACCTTTCGGGCTTTAGTTGCATAGACGAAAGCTCTCCTGACAGCCCGGACAGCCAGGCTGTAGCAGCGGTTCTTCCTGCCTCTGAAGTGCTGCGTGTGGAGGACAAAACCATCATCTGATCAAATCAACAGATCGaccatcctcatcctcgtcATCTTCACACTGATCCAGGCGGGTCAGGCACATCTGACCATTTAGAATTAACAAAGCGGCCCAACAGACCAGGTGATACTAAAAACATGCTGGGGTAACAGATGGGGTCACTTTCAGAGCCTACAGGTCAGGTTAAGCTGGACTCTGCGGATTTCATTCGGGGCCTTACCCGTGCATGTTTGAGGACTTCCTGTACTTTCCAGTATCTGTCGGGTCCTCGGTTTCTGATCCAACACGACAGACTCAGAAACACCATCTCTGTCCTCCGATCTGCTTGTTAGCACACCAAAGCTCCACTTTAAACAACCTTAACACCACCCTGTCCGCAGCCAGACCCGGACCCCGTGTTATCTGAACTCAACCCACACACGCCGCACCGACGGAGAGACTGGGTGCGCTTGTTTTATCGTTATGGAGCATCTGAGACGTCAGCTGACCGGGAACAGCGTGACCTGTTTAGAGACATATATCTAATGTAGAAAAGAAGCCCAGGAGAGAGCACCGTCAAAAATCAAGGATTGTTGAGAGCCCAAtaatttaaacaaacagaaaatattaaaacatacctttttttggtaaaaaatacaacagtttcCTCATGCGCGTTCACTCTCCGGGAGAGCAGGGTGAGGAAAACAGGCGCCCCCAGCCGCGGTGGCTGTCGGGAAAGCGGGCGGTGGAGgtcagaagagaagaaagatgtCGGCCGCGGCTCTCACGTCCTTGAGCCGCTGCGGTGTTCTGGCGTTTCGCGCTCCAGTGGGGCTGGTGGTGAGTTGCCGCTCACGGATACATTCTAGCGAAGAGAAAGTGTCGGTTTTTAGTTTCTGCTCGAGCGACTCTGGCCTGGTTCATCGCGAGGAGCTCCTCCTTTCTCTGAGCTCCTTGCTTACGTATCGCAGCTTAGCGGTTAGCCTGCTGTTAGCTCCTCTCAACACAACCCTGTTTAAActacttttaaaatgtgtttctttcctTCTGGAGATCTAAGCGGGTCAGTTTtaacattcatttaaaatgtagaCACACAACGTAGCAGAATGCGAGTTAGAAAGTTTTGTAAACATTGGTTAGATAATCAGCTAATTATAGTAACATTCAGCACATTGACAGGTTTATGTTACTGTGACATAATACAGTGTTTACATTAATTCGCCAAACTCTTTTTTCTAAGGTCTCCTGTGCAAAAATCTACAGGGTATCTCACACTGTACACTATAGACATCTTATTTTGGGATATTCTTCAGGTTATTGTTGAACTTCCTGACACAGCTGTTCACAGTTACTGCTGCCGATTATTTCTAttattaaagaagaaaatagGAAACAGCTTTGTGAATGCAGGATTGCTATTGAACACACCTTTGTTATACCTACATGTATGATTATGACATGTACTGTTATAAACTGATGCATATACATTTATAAGGGAGTATTGTAGGTTATGTAGTAATAAGGGGTTTCAGTAAGTTTGACTAGTCAGACTCTTGTAAGACGAGCGTTCCTCAGTGTGATAATGTTTTTCTCCGGTTCCCCCTCTTATCAGGCGGTGCGGTatgcacaaacagcagcagctccagcagcccagCCCAGAGTAAAGAAGTTTCAGGTGTACAGATGGGACCCCGACACTCCAGGAGACAAGCCCCGCATGCAGACCTTTGAGATCGACCTCAACACGTAAGGcatttggaaataaaattgaagCGCTGCCATACACATCATACATGTTCAACCACTGTCTGAATTCTGTGAATATGTAGGTTATCATGCACAGCAAGTTAGAGAGATGTAAGCTGTCTAGTTAATTCTCAGCTGGTGGTTTGTGTTGCACCCAGCTGACTGAAGCATTTCTCCAATCACTCTTAATTCCCTGGAAGCTTCAGGGTATTAAAGGAAGCAGCTTGATATAAACAGAGGGCTTTATTGATGAAGTGATCACAGCTCTCAGGTGGATTAAACCCAGGTGGCTCTGACAGCTTGGTACAGGTCCAGCTCTGATCGCCCTGCAAGGCTCACTTCCTTCAACACAGCAGTGTGTCTACAATGTTTTACACTGAGAATGACTGAATAACTCATGTTACTGGTTGTGCTTCTTGTAGCTGTGGTCCGATGGTTCTGGATGCCCTCATCAAGATTAAAAATGAGATGGACCCCACGCTGACTTTCCGCCGCTCTTGCAGAGAAGGTCAGTAACGTGGAGGATAATATGTGGCTGAATATATGCTTTAAAGGATTCTCAACAGATGTTAATTTTAGTAAATGAAATGTACAAACTTTTACAACCAGTTAATTACAATTGGAAAGCAAAAGAATTTTTCTCTTGAGATTAttctttcttctcattttcagtTGATGCCATTTTTTCAATCTAATGCTTGTCAGTGTGCAGACTGCATGTAATTTTTGTCCTCTGGAGTGTTAGGAAATGTGCTTTGGTGTTCATTTTGCCTGAGGAGTTGATTAAAGGTTGTCAATTTCCTGTTGTGATCAGGTATCTGCGGGTCATGCGCCATGAACATTaatggaggaaacacactggCCTGTCTCAACAAGATCGACACCAACACCAGCAAAGTCACTAAGATTTACCCTCTGCCACACATGTATGTGGTCAAAGACCTCGTCCCGGTGGGTACAAAGACAACTCTGCAATaacatgtttgtatttcagtaaaatacttatgttactttaaaaaaacatgtttaatataTGAACTCAGAACCTGATGATgaagaaagttttcagttttttggtcAAATGACTGCTTatgagctgaaggaggagataGAAAACCGGTTCTGTCTTCTGGGTTCTTCACAAAGTGTTTGTGGTTTGATTGGATtatttgtgtttgcaggacATGAGTAACTTCTACGCTCAGTACAAGTCCATCGAGCCCTACTTGAAGAAGAAGGACGAGACTCAGGAAGGAAAGGAGCAGTACCTGCAGACGGTGGAGGACAGGCAGAAGCTGGTACATCTCCATTTCTTCCCTCGCTGAAAGAGTTGCAAGCAGCTTGTCTAGTTCTTGGAGCAGGACTGTAAATCCGCCCTCTTGTTTGCAGGACGGGCTGTACGAGTGCATTCTGTGTGCCTGCTGCAGTACCAGCTGCCCGAGCTACTGGTGGAATGGAGACAAGTATCTCGGGCCTGCTGTCCTCATGCAGGTCTGGGAGATATTTTAGAttggttcagtttttttaatttaatctctAAACTGGATCGAGGAATTAAACAGAAGTGATGTATTTTGTGATTCCTCAGGCGTATCGTTGGATGATTGACTCACGAGACGAGTTCACAGAGGAGCGTCTGTCCAAGCTGCAGGATCCTTTCTCCCTCTATCGCTGCCACACCATCATGAACTGCACTAAGACCTGCCCCAAGGTAACTTCTCACTAGATTACATTGACACCGCAAGCCTTAGTATTTTTCATAGATAATCTTCGGAGAAAAATAATATCTTGAACTTCTGTTGACATTAAGAGATCAGTTCTTGTGTGTGAgaggctttgtgtttgtttgcattttctgaATGGAAGAAACCATTTTGGACTAAACTAAATTTTGTACTTGGAGAGAAATGATTGAATAAATAATTAGGATATGATCTGAATAAAACCATATTTTATCACAGTAAATGGGCTGCTCACtgtgctctctccctctcagggGCTGAACCCGGGTAAAGCGATTGCTGAGATCAAGAAGATGATGGCCACATACAAGGAGAAGAAGGCAGCAGCAGTCTGAAACCTCAGCCCTGCTCCTGAGCGACTCGTCCCTCCATAATTAAATTATATAATGGTTAAAATATAATGCTCATTGAGGTCTGATGGCCTGGACAGCGGGCGTCTGCACTGTGTTTGCGTGGTGGGACGACCCGGTGTCATAAAAACGCACATGTACAGTATGAATGCAGGagagagtgtttgtgtgtgaatgagtctTATATGTACCATAACCAAGGTTTTTATTTCCAGCTCTACTGCCTGTATGTTCATGCACCTCGTGAGACGGTAACGCTGCGTATTAAAGTAGGAAAAAGGCAAATTTGTGGATTTTTATAGCTTGTGGCTTTTCAAGTTGGCGCCTGATTCACAAACATGTCTCCTCAGATTATTTTTCTTCCAACATACCAACTGCAGTCTTTGTTTTGATGGGAAATAAAGCGCTGAAATGTTTGTGTGCTCCTTGTCTGATCTGGTCTGCTTCCTGCATTTACAGTCTGTGTCCTCCAGGCGTCGCTGCAGCTGTGGACAGATGTAACCCTTTTATGCAAAAATGTTTCGGCCACTTCTTTAGCATAATGTGATTAGAAAATAGAAATTAAGGGAATCTAACATGAATAATCTAATCTCGTGGATTTGTTGAAAGGATGAAAAGAAGAACGTCTATTATGTTTGAGAGTCAAAACAGAATAGATAACATTATTCAAAAATAGGTAAAATAACTAAAATGGCTTAAACTACCAGAAAAACAAATAGAGAAACAGCTTAAACATACTGTAAAATGTTGAACatcttttaaacaaataaaatacacttCAGAGCATATAACTTTATAAACTGTTATCCTAATTTTAATGGTTGAGCAtgttaaaaaatgttaaatacgCCTTGAGTTTGCAGATCTCTGGTCTCCCTAATGGATAAATCATGTCTTCGTTATTGTCCTGAGTCCTGGATTCATCACATTGATCAGTTCTGGGAGGTAAATGAGGTTTTATGGTCTGGATGTCTGATCCTGTCCCGGTCCAGGGGGGGCTGAGGACCGGGACTGGGACTAGACTGGGAGGAGACTCCAGATCCGGGGTGGTACAATGTGGCGCTGCGAGGTCCTCCTGCTCTCACAGGGCGCATGAGAGCCGCTGCAAGCCGGAGCAGAGAGATTCCCAGTCAGGTAAGAACCCTGAACAataccttcattttttttcctccaagttATGCAGTATGGGGAATGAAAAATCCAGACCCACTTTTATTAATACTGAGACGTTTGTggggagagaaacagacagaaaaggaGCTGATTGTGCAGAAATTACATGCATCCTACTCAGAGAGTTTCAGGGACCAATAGTTCAGTCCGCTGTAGAAGAATAAATTGTGTGATTTGCGTTTGTGCGTTAATGTATGTAGAGAGTTGACATGTGgtcctgtgttttcactggagagAAAAGGGAGGAGGGACTTTCAGTCATGGtactagagagagagagaggtgggggggCATCAGAGGCTTCCAGAGAGTGGGGGTCGCTGAGGGCACTTCAAAATATACTGTTTTATCATCACAGCATTGACATCTATCAAAACAAAAGACTTGAAACAGTGCAAGAGGAAAACCTCACATCATCTCCAGAAAATCCTacaagtgtatgtgtgtgtttgtgtgtgtttgtgggggaGCCTGCAGACCCATGGGTCTCTGGAAAGGGAAGGACTCAATGGGGAGAGGCTGGCTAATCACTCCCAGATGTGGACTGTGAAAACATATGGTTTCCGATAGCCACTGTGATGCAcaagaagagtgtgtgtgtgtgtacactggtactcaaccacacacaaacacaaatgaatttAGTCCAAAAAAGTGAATGGATTTATTAATGCACATTCAGAACTTTGTTTTAACCAGATACTTTGCATGTTTCATAAAAACTCTGCCTGCAGTcacacagaagtgaaaaaggGTTGGATGATGAAAAAGCACCAAAAATCACCagttcacactgtgtgtgtgtgtgtgtgtgtgtgtgtgtgtgtgtgtgtgtgtgtgagagaggaggtTTGCGGGGCTGCAGTGGAAGAGGGAGATTCATACTTTCCACTAAAGTGAAAAGTAGTTTAGTCGGTGTTAGAATGATGGTTTTGACAGTATTTAACGGTGTGATTTCCTGGATTTCACTGAAGGCCTTCAAACTCCAGTCTACTGGCCTGTAATGATGTGACAGTGTCAAAgttcaactctttttttttttttccacacgtGATTTCCACAGAACCAAAGAGGCTCTTTTTGCttgttgaaaaagaaagaaaaaggggaaaagatgaagaggagggggaggaggaggaggagggggaagggtTTGAGGAAATGACCAGTGAGGGCGACAGAAGGGAAATGAAGGATGTGgagactgagagcagagagggaggggtgggggttaAGGGGTCCTCTGTTTCTTTTCCTGGAATGCGGCCTCGAGactgtctgctgcagcagtgaggAAAAGTAGGAAAACAGCAAGATTGTTCTTCGGTGGTGTACGACATGCCAAattcttgctctttttttttctgtttgaggaggggggggcagtaGGGAGGATAAGGGGTGAAGGAGGGCAGACAGAGGAGAGCACAGCATGGGAGAGAGGGTGGGGGGCGGGAGGGATTTCAGGAAACCTAAAGAACAGCCAGCACTAAGaaatgttgctttgttttgattctGGCTCTCCTGTCTAGTGCTGAAGTCAGTCTACCTCCCACAGCCACCATGAgagtcctcctgctcctctgcatGCCAGGTAACTGCATCACGCCGCCCCCGGGAGTCGGCGTCCAACCCTCATGATTGTTCAATAACTGTGCAGCATTCAAGGCTGGAAAACGCCACGATTCATTAAGACGGCCTTC encodes:
- the mrpl20 gene encoding large ribosomal subunit protein bL20m; translated protein: MVFLSLSCWIRNRGPDRYWKVQEVLKHARHFRGRKNRCYSLAVRAVRRAFVYATKARKVKKRNIRTLWITRISAGSREHGMKYPALMNHLTKSSVQLNRRVLSDLAITEPRSFLSLAKLARARQQEGFRAALGDGKEPAGVLSRVMLQ
- the sdhb gene encoding succinate dehydrogenase [ubiquinone] iron-sulfur subunit, mitochondrial; its protein translation is MSAAALTSLSRCGVLAFRAPVGLVAVRYAQTAAAPAAQPRVKKFQVYRWDPDTPGDKPRMQTFEIDLNTCGPMVLDALIKIKNEMDPTLTFRRSCREGICGSCAMNINGGNTLACLNKIDTNTSKVTKIYPLPHMYVVKDLVPDMSNFYAQYKSIEPYLKKKDETQEGKEQYLQTVEDRQKLDGLYECILCACCSTSCPSYWWNGDKYLGPAVLMQAYRWMIDSRDEFTEERLSKLQDPFSLYRCHTIMNCTKTCPKGLNPGKAIAEIKKMMATYKEKKAAAV